The following nucleotide sequence is from Bremerella alba.
AAGATGCTTTCGCTTTCATCTTTCCTCACGAAGGCAAAGAAGAAGTCATTTCCGCATATCCCGAAGCGGTTGCAAAATACCGCGAAGAAACCGACTCAGACGCTCCCGACTCAGACGCTCCCGACTTTGGCAGTGCCGGCGATTGGATCGATTGGCTATGTGAGCACCCAGATCGAATATCTGAGCTCATGCCCAATGCGGAAGCCATTTTCATTCAACACACAGACCCAAAACGCTGGCGTCTGCTTTGCGAAACCGACTTCATTTCACGACTGAATCGGCTAGGCTACCTGCCGTCGAAGCCTTCCGTACTGAATGAACCAGAGAGTTCTGACTAAGAATTACTTCTTTCCTTCGGCCCGACGCTGCCGGAAAAAATCCGTTAGGATCTGGCCACACCTCTCTTGTAGCACGCCAGAAACGACCTCGCATCGATGGTTCAGTCGAGTGTCATTAAGCATCTCAAAAAGTGACGTAACCGCCCCCGCTTTCGGATCGGGTGCTCCATAAACCACGACTGGAATTCGTGCTTGCAAGATCGCCCCGGCACACATGGGACATGGCTCAAGGGTGACGTATAAAATGCAATCTTCCAGACGCCAGCCCCCTACCGCCTCGGCAGCCTGAGTGATGGCGATCATTTCCGCATGGGCTGTTGGATCTCGCAACATCTCTCTCTGATTATGAGCAGCGGCTATGATGCTCCCCTCGCGTACGATGACGGCACCGACCGGCACTTCGTCGCTACGAGCTGCCTGGTCGGCCTGTTGAAGCGCCATCTGCATGAACATTTGGTGCAATTGAGGTAGCTCGAACTGACCATGAATCTCGGAATCGGTCACGCGGTTACTTTCTACGGAAATAAAAAGAGACATCCTTTCGCGAAAGAAAGGATGTCTCTGAATGTACTGAACGATGCCAGATGCGTCACGCCCCTATGGGAGATCACCTTCACTTAGTGTGACTTGCTGCCAGCCATCGGTTGTCGTATTTGCGTTAGCGAAATACGTTGATGCCGCCCCGCGTAGGCGAGCATCACGACCATCGCTGGATATCAATCGCCCATAGACGTGAGCGTCCATGTCGGTGCTCGCCACCTTGGTCGAACCGTCAACGAAAGTCATCAGTACCGTGTCACCGTGATAGCTAGAAGGCAAGTAGTTGCCACCCAGCGTATCCTGCAGATTACCCTGGGAAAGGACCCAGCCAGATGTATAGAACGCATCGTTCCACAAGAGAGCGGATTCTGATTCATCGCTTTCTTCATTCCACTTCAAACCAGTACCGGCTGCACCAAAGTTGGGAACGCGAACACGTTCGCTAACCAACAGCGTATTCGATATTCCGTCTTTGAATTTCGAACCAGTCATCCGGACTTCGTCTTGCGTTGTCCCATCAATAAGATTGCTCAGATCGCTCCAGGCACCATTTTCAGAGAGGTCAAGTGGGTCATCCAGAGCGGCAGGATCCGTGTTGTTTTCGAAACCACCATTGGCGATGTAACTGAGCGGATTGGTCTCATCGGGATCGAGTGGATCGCTTGGGCATACTAATGCTCGAATGATCTTGTTATCAAGAATGACTGGATTGTAAGGACCAATCGATGCCGATGGATTACCAGCGATATACGACTCGGCAAGATCCGCACGATCGAGTTGATTCAAAAGCGGAACAGCCCAGCCAACAACTTCATAAGCATTATAGCTAGCCTTATTGGCGTTCGTGACCGATTTCGCCCACGAACGATGCGGAGGCATCTCGTTACGAGGGTGCGAATTCATCTTGGTCTGCACGGCCAAACCGATCTGCTTCATATTGTTCATGCACTCGGTTCGGCGGGCCGCTTCGCGGGCCATGTTGACTGCTGGAAGTAGCAAGCCTGCCAAAATTCCAATAATGGCAATCACAACTAGCAATTCCACCAGCGTGAAGCCGTTTCGGCGGTTGATCATGTCCGAAAATCCTTAATGCGTGATAAGTCACTGACAAGCGTGTTTTTTTGAAGTGCTAGGCCACTTTAAGTATCACCCATTCCCGTTCAAATGTCGAGTACTTTGTAAGTCGCACGAAGATGTCGCAAACCGTTCTGAGATAACGATTTTGCTGAATTCAACAAGCTTTTTGAATTCGCAACCTAGGGGAAGTTTATTGCAAAGGTAACCTTTTACCTTCCGACACTTTGTAATGAAGTGGTGTCCCAACGAAATCTTTTAGCTTGGAATGACTTGTGAACCCCGAAAAAAATATGTGGCTAGACCTGTTTGAGCGTTGGCCCAAAGACATGCCCCAAAAGGGGGTCATTATGTCGGAGCTTAACGAATCGATCCCTTTCGTTGGTTTCGCGCTCGACGAAAATATGGTGGTCGTACAACGTCAGACTCCCGACGCAATCGGAGCTCGTCAGGCCATCATTCCTTTCAACTCGATCAGCTATCTCAAAATCACGGCCATTGTTCCTCCTAAAGCCTATACAGAGTTTGGGTTTAAGGGAGCGTTACCCAAAGTCTGATGAAATCGATCTTTCTCGATTACAACGCGACGACGCCCATTGCACCGAGCGTCCAAGAGGCAATGCTCCCCTATATGGCGGAGTATTTTGCCTGCCCGGACGGGATTTATGCGCGAAGCCGCGCCATCGACGAATCTTTAGAAGATGCCCGAGGACAAGTTGCTCACCTGCTTGGGGCAACTTCCGATGAAATCGTGTTCTGCGCTTCCGGTACCGAAAGCTGCAATCAGGCCATTAAGGGAGTCGCCTATGGCTATCTTGCGCAACGAAAACCATGTCACATCATCATTTCCGCCATCGAGCACGCGGCAGTAGCCCAAACGGCAAGTCATTGCCGTAATATGGGTTGCGACGTTTCAATTGTCCCGGTCGATCGCCATGGAATCGTGACAGCGGATGCTCTCTTGCAGGCAATACGCCCGGATACGCAGCTCGTATCCATCATGCTGGCCAATGACGAGACTGGCGTTATTCAGCCGATAAGCGAGCTGGCTAAGATATGTCAGGAACATGAGTTACTGTTACATTCCGATGCGTGCCAGGCTGCCGGAAAGATTCACGTCAATCCTAAACAGTTAGGCGTCGATTTACTAAGCATCAGTGCCCACAAATTTTACGGCCCCAAAGGCGCCGCGGCCCTCTACGTTAAAGAAGGAACTTCCCTTCAGCCCATCATCCATGGAGGCGGGGCCGAGCACTCATTAAGGGCCGGAGCTGAGAACGTCTTGGCCTGGGTTGGTATGGGTAAAGCGGCAAATTTAGTGGGTCGCAGTATCGATGCTGCGGCAGAAAAGCTCACGCAACTTTCTCGAAGACTCGGCCACCGGCTCATGGAATCGATTCCTGAGCCTATTGTCATTCACGGATCACAAGTCGAGCGTATCCCGAACACATTATGCATCAACTTTCCAAAAGTTTCCGGCCAAGAGCTGCTTAGACGCGTTCCCGAAATCTGTGCGGCAACCTCTTGTAGCGATACCGTGGGGGGGGGAAACACTTCGCCTGTGCTGGGGGCGATGGGAATCAGCGAGACGGATAAAAGGGGAACAATTCGCCTTAGCCTCGGATGGTACACCTCTGAGGAAGAAATCGATCAAGCCGCCGACCTACTGATTCATGCTTGGGAATCTTTGAGGCATTAATTTCCTGTCGAACGATTACCTCAAGGTTGCGTAGCTCTCCCCAGAATTGCCCGGAAACGCCAAATTCCTCGACTCTGCGAGGGCCTCAGGCTCGTTTCGAATTGCAAATTTGAAACACTTCACTCCATCCCACGATTAGACCTGCAGTCGCTAACTCCATTGTTACGAGACAAACCGTAGAGCGGATACTCGGGTGAATGGAACCTTAAAACACCACTTAACACCATGCTTGCCACCTGTGAGGATTGCAATTCACCAATACGCATGGTTTTATGCTGATGCGTTCCGGTCGCGTTCCTGTTTCATTTTGCGTTTTTCGCGTACTGTAGATACCAATTCAAGATTACTCCATCGCTAACGAATCCACTTCTGGGCAAATGCACAGGAGTAGAGGCCCCTTCGCCTGCCAGCAACGAAATGAGGCTTCCGAAATGATCGTCAAATCACAAAACGTATTGATCGATACCGATTCAATTGCCTTCGCGGTAATGTATCGCTGCTTGAAGTGCGACAATGTCGTACACGGCACGAAAGGTTCTGCGAATGGGATTGTCTGCGAGAACTGCCAATCTCCCTTAGAGGAAGATGACGAGATCGCCTTTCGGCTCGAGGGTGATGACTAGTCGTAGCCGCCTAGCAAATTTCCGCCAAAAGCAATCTGCGCTATTTTAGGTGCAGATGGACATGCCAAGCGCGTCAGCAGCTTCCGTCTATTCAAGACTCGAAGCGATTGAAGCGAACAGGCAATTAAGCTTGAGCACTCTTCGCGTCTGGTCCATTCTCGGAAGACGTGTTTCCGAAATTGAAATTCTTGAAGCTCAAGCTATCGATTCTTCCGGCTAACAAGTCTGCCAGCGGACGAGTCATTTCAAACTTGGCAAACAAGATCTTCATGATCGCTGTCATGGGAACTGCCAAGAACATGCCAATCATGCCCCAGATCAGCGACCAGAACATCAACGCTAACAAGATCGCGATCGGATGAACGTCGAATGAATCGCCCATCATGCGGGGTTCGATGACGTTCCCACTTATTATCTGTACGGCAGATGAGAGGGTGATCACGATCGTCATTTCCCACCAAGCCATTTCCGGATCGAATACGATTAATGGCAAAGGCAACAGGCACGCTAGAATGGGCCCAATGTTCGGGATGAAATTGAATAAGAACGCCAACAGGGCGAAAACAGCCGCCAGAGGTATTCCGAAAAGCCACAAAGTGAAGCCAAAGGCGAGGCCAGTAAAGAACGAGATAAGCGACTTGGTGAGAATGTATTCTCGGATTTTGGCGTCAATCTCTTGCCAGGTATTTTCTGGGAGCGTAGCTTGCGAGCTTCCTAGCAGTAGAAAAAAGAGGAAGATGACGACCATCGTGCTCGTTTGAAGCATATACCACATCGAATCGGTAAGCTTATTCAAGCTATGCTTTACGGTGTCATTTAGAAATTGCGATAGAAGATCATGCGAAGGACCATCTTGCTGGGATGCCGAATTCTGCTGTTGTAGCGTTCCTGCCATGGGGACAGCCGCGTCGTTAATACTTGAAGTATTTACGGCTTCTGCGACATCGCTTGCGTGTGAACTTCCGGACAGAAGGCCTTGAAAGGCAAGTTCAGGCGTTCTCACCCATTCTGGGACCAAATCGACCCATGCTTTTGCTCCTTGAACATACTTGCCACCGTCTTGCCGAAGCTGTGCAACGGAAAGCCAAATGATGCTCCAGAGCACAAACACCAAGGCAAACCCGATGAGGGAAGCAATCAGGACGGCAACCAGGCGGGTCGTGGAAAGTCGATTTTGTATGTTCGACAATACTGGCGTCAAACCGCTGACGATAAAAATCGCCAAGACAAACGGGATCAACACCGCCTGCAGCCAATAGAGAGACCACAGCGCGAGAACACCTACGGCTATCGCCAGACAAATCGTTTGCCGGCGCATTTCCGTTTCAATCGATGCGAATCGAGACATAAAGACCTTCGGTTCTAGTTTGCAGCCTTCATTCCAGATCTTCCCGATCTACTAGCGGCTCGAACAATAGAACGGTAATCAAAAACAGAATCCATCCCAATATCATGATGCTTCCACCCACCGGGACTAGCATCGTAAGTTGCGACATTCCCATGGCGGCAATGAGATAGAGCGTCCCACTGAAAAGCACGACGCCGAGAACCAGAGACACTGCAGCGGCCATTCCCAATGCTTGGCCTCGGGCGGAACAGGCCATTATCATACCCAGCCCGATCATCGCCAGGCCATGATACATCTGATACTTCACCCCCGTTTCGTATTGGGAGAGCCTTTTCGCCACTGCTGGGTTGGGAGCAGGGTCGGAGAGTTCATCTCCGACTGCGTCGGCGTCGGCACCGGAAACATCGGACACAATCATCCCTCGCACCGTATGCTCCATCGCACCTGCGATGACAGCCGTCCCGCTGAAAAGAACGCCGAGAACTAGCACAAACTTGGCCACAAGACACTTCCTCTGAGATGCTCTTACAGAATGGAAAGAGACAAATCGCACATAACCGTGCGAACGTATCTCTTGGACAAAGGTTCTATTGTACGCCAATCTTCGACATGGCGCAAAAAAGTACCGCCGTGAAAGTCCGAAGACGTCTCACGGCGGCAGGAGGTCATAGTCTTTTTGCGAAGTACGGCGTTACTGCGTGAAGCCGAGTTTCGCTTCTTCTTCCTCTTGGATGATGATTCGAGGCGTCACCATCATCATCAGGCTCTGCGTTTCTCGACCGATACCTACGTCTCGGAACAGACGATTGATATACGGTAGCTTGCTAAAGACCGGAATACCGCGTTCGCGACGTTCTTCGCTTAGACGCTTAATACCACCCAGTAGCACTGTACCACCATCAGGCACACTCACTGTCGTGCTCACCGTCACAAAGGAGAACTGTGGCAGCTGAATCGTGGTACCAGAGGTTACCTCTTCCTCTTCATCGTTAGTCGTACCACCATCTGCTGCATCCGGATCTTGAACGGTCGAATCAGATCGAGTACTTGTAGTCCCCTCGAAGGTGAACTCTTCGACGTTACCGATTCGGCTGAAGAACGGCACCAGGGTCAGGCGTACAAACCGACGATCCGGAGAAACGACCGCTTGCACGCTAAGTGAAGTACCTTCGTTTAGAACGACAATCACCGGTTGCTGAGCCGCAGCAAAGTCACCCACAACAGGAATCACGCTCGTGACGAACGGGGTTTGAGTGGTATCCGAGACGAATGCCGTTTGACCGTTGAACAAGGTCACCTTCGGAGCCTGCATCACATTCGATCGCAAGTCACCCTGTGCGGCCTGCATCACGAAGAAGGCTTCGATGTCAGATAACATCGCAAATCCGAACGTCGCACCTGCGGTTGTTGGATTGATCAAGCCACCGACCGATGGAACCGTATTATTGAACAATTCTTGATTGAACTGCAGATCCAAGTCCCCGGTCGGGTTACCATCCTGGTCGATACCAACCGTTACACTCGGGCTGCCCGAATTATTACGATTCGCACCCAGTCCAGTGGTGTTGTCCTGAATCTGGAAGTCGAAGTCGACACCGACACGTTCAAAGAAGTTGTCGTTCAAAGTAATGAAGCGAACTTCGATGGTAACCTGAAGGTCTTGCAGACGTCGCAACTGAGCCAAAAGGTCAGCGAGTCGATCGTGCACTTCCTGCGTCTGGCTAACCACCAGGCTAAGGTTCGTGCTGAAAGGTGCGATTGAGCCTGGGCCACCCAGTTCTTCCCACGATTCCGGTTCGACGGTCGTTGTGATGAGTTCGATCAGCTGATCGAAGTCAGGCTGAACACCACCACCGAAGCCACCAGGACCACCTCCTACGCCACCGCCAGGACCGAAGCCCATGTTACCTTGCGATTGGCCGGAAACCGGAGGACCGCCACCGGATAAACCAGGGATGAATCCGTTAGGCACCTGGGCCAGTGCACTCGAACTGTTGATGTCTTCGCCTTGGGCGAACAATGACATGGGATTCGATCCCCCCATCGTTCCTGCTGGCGAACCCGTGATCCCTTGGCTTTCGTAGGCAGCCTTAATGGCACCCGGAAGGCCCATGTTGTAGCTCGGTACGAAGTTCGGGATTGGAAGCACCAAGTCAGCTACGTTGTAAACCTTCTGGTACACGTTGCGGCTGCGGAACGATTCGCTGGTAATGACCAGAGCTTCGTCGCGAATCACATAGCTCAACCGTAGTGGCTGCAGAATGTGATTCAAAGCACTGTCCAGGCGAACCGCTTGTTGCATGTTAATGCTGATTTCAGTGTCATAAGTCACCCCTTCGGCTTGCAGGCCGCGTGGGTCCAACATGACGTTGATACCAACCATGTTGCCCAAGGTTTCCATGACGCTTTGCAGCGACTGTTTGTTGAACTTGATGTCGACCTTGGTCTTAAGAGCCTTACGAATCTCGACTTCGTCTTCCGAGATCTGCGAGTTCTCTGTCAACCAGCGTCGACGGCGTTCGGTCATGTCTCCCCATTCCTTCGCACTTGCGAACTGAATGGGATTGTTGTCATCGAACGGAATCGAGGAAGTATCGACGTTATGCAAGGCTTGCCAAACGGCCGATTCCTTGTCGTCCTTCAGAGCCATGTTCTGATAGGTACGGCGTGCGAACTTGGCCTTCCAGATTAACGTTTGGACCACCGGGTTTTCCGGGTCCATTTCGCGAGCCTGGCGGGCAATCACTTCCGCTTCCTGCCAACGCTGTTGATCCATCAGTTCGTTGAACTGATTGGTCATGTCGGCCAGCTTGCCATCGATTTCAAGCTTAACGTCACGATCTTGTTTGATCTCGCTCTTGATCGCCATGTTGCGTTCGTCGAGTTCAATCTGTGACTTATTCATATCGATGTAGGTCTCGAGCGATTCGACGCTGCGATCAACACGAGAGAGCAGTTGCTTCTTGGCAATGGCATCGATCGACGACTCATCTACCGTGACACGAACTCTCTTCAGCTTGTCCAAGGCACTTTTTGGATCGACCTCACGCATTGCGTCGGCCTGCGATTGCTCTCGAGTGACTTCAGCAATCATCTGCCGCAGCAGCACTTGCTGCCGAGCGTCAACCTCGGCCAAAGGCGAGGAGTTACTGGTCTGAGCAACTCCGCTGGTCACCGGGTTAGTCTGGTATTGCAGGAAGTCTTGCAAACGCTGGCGTGCGGTTGGATCGAGTTGGCTCTCGTACTTCCAGGCTTCTTCAAACAGCTTGCGAGCTTTCATCTTGTCGCCGGAAGCCAACGCCTGTTCACCCTCTTGCAAATATCGCGTGCCTGCCTGGCCGGTAGCGTCTTGCTGGGCAGAAGCGGGCATATTGCGAGTGTCATCGTTTTGAGGATTGTAGATCCCTTGCGAAACAGGGAATCCTGCATCCATAGGACCTTGCGATCCACTGGCTTGGCGTACTGGACTGGAAGCTTTCGCTCGCGAGATTTCTAACATCAGCATATCGGGGCGAAGGTCGCCCTGTTGATAGCTTCGGTTACCCAACGTGTTAGCCTGTTTGGTAAACGCTTCGGCCGTCCCAATGTCACCGCGATCTAGGGCTGCTTTGGCCTGAACAAGGATGGCTTGTTCTTTAGCGCGGGCGTTGCCGGCGATATTCTCAGAAACATTCGGAGCGACCTGGTTTGCACCGGAACCGCCACTTCGGCGTCGCGTGATCTCAGTCAGCAAACGGTCCGGAGTAACACGAGCTCTCTGGAAATCGAGGTTCATCGACTGAACCTGACGAGACATCTGTTCCGCCAGATCGTATTGCCCGTAGAGCATCAAGCCTTCTGCTTGTTGAAGCAAGACTTCACCAAACTGATAGGCCGACTGTGGACCAACCGGCGAGGCTGAGATTTGATTTACGGAGCGAATCAGATACTCGACATTTTCAGGCGAGTCTTGGTGCGATGGATAGACGAGCCCCAAGCCCTGAACTTGACGTACGAGCTTTTCTGCGAGGGCCACATTCCCACGTGCGAGTTCCAGACGAGCTTGAAGCAACATCCGGCGAGATGTCTCGGCGTTGCCTTGCGTACTGGTCGCTGCAGCGTAGGGATTGGAGGTCATCGCAGGATCAGGCGTCTGGTTGACCGTCGGAAGGCGAGTTGGGCTGGTTCCTGCGGCAGGACCATCAGCGGCGACTTCACCACCAAGCATCGAAGGACGAACGCCTGCGTTTTCCAGGTCTCGACGGAAAGCCATGACCGAGTAGCCGGCTGACTGGAAGTCTGGGCCCGCTTTGGAAGCTTGCTGGTAGTAGTTCAAAGCCGACATCGTTTGGCCGCTTTTTAAAGCTTCCTTGCCACGAGCAAGAGCTTCGGCCGCAATCTTCTGCTCCATGCCAGGTTCCTGTCCGAGCAGTTTTTGCCCGACATAGTCTGGATTGGCTTGGGCAGCCGTCAGATCGGCCAGATCACGAGCAGCAGCTTCCGGGGTATCCCGAAATTTGCTGAAAGCCGGATCTGAGGGAACATTGAACGTTTTGGCTTGCTCGATCAGAGACTGAGCACGTTGGTAGTCTCCGGCACGCATCGCATCGCGAGCTGCCTTCAGAACCCCTTCTTGCTTTTGCTGATCATACAGCGAACCTTGTTGTTGACCTGTCGCCGATATTGACGTGACGAGCTCAATCTCGGTCAACGGATTTGCGACAACCCCTTTTCCAGTGCTGAAGCACAGCACGGCAATGAGACCGGCTGTAAGCACACGCGTGGCCAAATTCAACGCGACTCTCCTTGTCTGAACTTGTGGCAGCCTGCGATCCGTGAGTTCTGGGATCGTCCGAGAATGATTCATGGTGTTCCTATCCTTCCCCTTACGGCGACACGTTTCTGACGAGGAACAGCCGCAAACGAATCCTTAATTGGGATCGCCTGCCCTGTCCACGTGCCGCGCGCACTGGTGAATCTGCATCCTTGCATTTCTAGGTGAGGCGGTTAATTACTGGTTGTTCCCAAACAGGTCAAGGTCGCTTTGACGACTTGCTCAACCTTTTTTGATAATCAGACCAGTTACGCTGCTAGCAGCAGGAGGTCTCCTCGCTGGCAGCGCAAAAATCGCCGGGCAGTACAGTACCGAGATCTGAGAAACGACTCAATAGATGTTTCTCTACGCGCAAAGAAAAAGGCGCTCCGAAGAACGCCTTGGGGGAAAATCAGCTTGGAATCCAGCGATTACTCGCCTCGACCGCGGCCTCTTCGCCCGCCGCCTCCGCCGTAATCATCGTAACCAGAGCCACCTTCCATCGAATAAGGGTCGTCTGCATCCCGCCCGCCTCGAGGTCTTTTGACCTCAGGCTTAGCGAAATTGAACTTGGCGAACTTTTTGACTTCGTCAAGCTCCGACTTGATGTGAATATTTCCAGACTCATCAAGCACCAGAATTTCACCGGGGACTCGCAACTTTTTGTTGTTCTCGTCGGTGTAACGACCGATGGTATCCTCGCCACCACGTACGTCGAGAAGCGTGTAGCCTGTCCTAAGTGTGTACTCTTGATCCTTCTTATCCGTTTCAAGTGGATAAGGCTTTCGGAACTGATAAGTAGCTGGATCTAAAATCCACAGATCCCCGTTATACTCGACCATACTGCCACGAGTGACTTCTTTCAATTCCTTGGTGACCAAGGCATTGACGTCCTTCTTCGAGTCCCACTTCATGGCCAACACCGTTGCGTTCGGCTCAGCCGTTCGCAGAATCTGGCGTTGATTATTTCGGTTGTAAACCGTTCGTCCAGCATCAACGGAACCAGCCAGCACGTCCGCACTTGGTGGGACGTGAACCGTGGCACTTGGCTCACTAAATTCAGTCGTTCGCCAGAACTTAAATTGTGGTCCCGTTTGTCCGGATTGACCACCACGGGGACTTGTCATGCCGCCCTGCTGAGTCTGCAGATGCTTCATGATTTTGTCACGTTCCGGCTTCAGACGTGTAAGCACATTTCCTTCCAAAGCACGTGCTGGTGGAGCTTCCTGAATGTTCTGAGGATTATTAGGATCCTCTAGCCACAACTGCACTCGATATTGGTAGTTCTTATTGGGCACCACGGAGGTGTCGTAAAAGCGGAACATCTTGTTCTCAGCATCGAACATGGACGAACCACCACCATATCCGCCACCCCCTTCACCGCGTGCCATGCTCATGCCACCGCCACGGTTCCCGGTTGGTTTACGCATCATTCCTGGAGGAGGCGTCATGATGTTGTTGCCAGCACCGCCCATCCCAGGCATACGACCAGGGCGACCATAGGGCCCCATGAAGCCACCGTCGCCTTCGCCACCCATCGCTCGACCAGGCCCACCCATAAACCCTGGCACATCACCAGGCAGATCGCCGCTGGCCTCTGGAAGCATTATCCCATCCATCTCCTCGGACATCATGCTTTCATTGCCGTAGCCTTGCTCTCTTGGTTCATACTTGGGAACCGTCGAATGTAGCCCCCAATCGCCGGGATTGAACAGAAGAATCGGTGGCATGGGGAAACTGAGCGTCGCATCAAGGTACTCAGGCGGTGCAACTTCATCAGGCATGAAAGCCCAACGATGACGAGCAATTAGTCGCTCCTGGTTCACGTTGATCGACTTTTCCCACTCGCCCCAGGTACCATCTGGATTCTGTTCGCGGCGTTCGATAGCAAAGTGGACATAACGAGGATAGTCTCGACCTTCCATGTAGTTCGCTCGATCTTTGAAAGCGGCTTCGTACATGTCCAATTGTTTCTTCAGCGGAGCAAGTCCGGTAATTGCCACGAAGTACTTGCCTTCGATCTTGCTACCGGTACCGCCGCGGGCCTGACCAAATTCCAACAACTGCTCTGGGGTTAATGTTGGTGGCGCGTTCGCGTCGGCCATTCCCATCTCTCCGCCATATGCACCACCTGAGTAGCTCTCGTATCCCGATCCACCAGGCATCATGCCGGGGCCGCCTTCACGCATCATTCCCATTCCGCCTTGGCCAGCTTGCTGAGTG
It contains:
- the tadA gene encoding tRNA adenosine(34) deaminase TadA, whose protein sequence is MFMQMALQQADQAARSDEVPVGAVIVREGSIIAAAHNQREMLRDPTAHAEMIAITQAAEAVGGWRLEDCILYVTLEPCPMCAGAILQARIPVVVYGAPDPKAGAVTSLFEMLNDTRLNHRCEVVSGVLQERCGQILTDFFRQRRAEGKK
- a CDS encoding DUF1559 family PulG-like putative transporter; its protein translation is MINRRNGFTLVELLVVIAIIGILAGLLLPAVNMAREAARRTECMNNMKQIGLAVQTKMNSHPRNEMPPHRSWAKSVTNANKASYNAYEVVGWAVPLLNQLDRADLAESYIAGNPSASIGPYNPVILDNKIIRALVCPSDPLDPDETNPLSYIANGGFENNTDPAALDDPLDLSENGAWSDLSNLIDGTTQDEVRMTGSKFKDGISNTLLVSERVRVPNFGAAGTGLKWNEESDESESALLWNDAFYTSGWVLSQGNLQDTLGGNYLPSSYHGDTVLMTFVDGSTKVASTDMDAHVYGRLISSDGRDARLRGAASTYFANANTTTDGWQQVTLSEGDLP
- a CDS encoding cysteine desulfurase family protein; amino-acid sequence: MKSIFLDYNATTPIAPSVQEAMLPYMAEYFACPDGIYARSRAIDESLEDARGQVAHLLGATSDEIVFCASGTESCNQAIKGVAYGYLAQRKPCHIIISAIEHAAVAQTASHCRNMGCDVSIVPVDRHGIVTADALLQAIRPDTQLVSIMLANDETGVIQPISELAKICQEHELLLHSDACQAAGKIHVNPKQLGVDLLSISAHKFYGPKGAAALYVKEGTSLQPIIHGGGAEHSLRAGAENVLAWVGMGKAANLVGRSIDAAAEKLTQLSRRLGHRLMESIPEPIVIHGSQVERIPNTLCINFPKVSGQELLRRVPEICAATSCSDTVGGGNTSPVLGAMGISETDKRGTIRLSLGWYTSEEEIDQAADLLIHAWESLRH
- a CDS encoding AI-2E family transporter, which gives rise to MSRFASIETEMRRQTICLAIAVGVLALWSLYWLQAVLIPFVLAIFIVSGLTPVLSNIQNRLSTTRLVAVLIASLIGFALVFVLWSIIWLSVAQLRQDGGKYVQGAKAWVDLVPEWVRTPELAFQGLLSGSSHASDVAEAVNTSSINDAAVPMAGTLQQQNSASQQDGPSHDLLSQFLNDTVKHSLNKLTDSMWYMLQTSTMVVIFLFFLLLGSSQATLPENTWQEIDAKIREYILTKSLISFFTGLAFGFTLWLFGIPLAAVFALLAFLFNFIPNIGPILACLLPLPLIVFDPEMAWWEMTIVITLSSAVQIISGNVIEPRMMGDSFDVHPIAILLALMFWSLIWGMIGMFLAVPMTAIMKILFAKFEMTRPLADLLAGRIDSLSFKNFNFGNTSSENGPDAKSAQA
- a CDS encoding DUF423 domain-containing protein translates to MAKFVLVLGVLFSGTAVIAGAMEHTVRGMIVSDVSGADADAVGDELSDPAPNPAVAKRLSQYETGVKYQMYHGLAMIGLGMIMACSARGQALGMAAAVSLVLGVVLFSGTLYLIAAMGMSQLTMLVPVGGSIMILGWILFLITVLLFEPLVDREDLE